A part of Syngnathus acus chromosome 20, fSynAcu1.2, whole genome shotgun sequence genomic DNA contains:
- the LOC119139018 gene encoding poly(A) RNA polymerase, mitochondrial isoform X1 — MASSIAAHGLHMCGRINLAKCLRKADNLFHRSVGTTAVPAHADVQTKDETTDEKDGRLSFYAVQAQRQEQAERSVLINCPQKVNEKKILNLLALHGEIKNYFTYESYGMHAVVEFASQDSVSSLLDGAGIPNNNHESVVPYKSRLMTLRGLTEVTNQQPSKNNHPQTTIPINELIQKLSQEESIDQQIFSLTEAYQLTEENSRLRFLVCSLLKDIAAAYFPECSIKPFGSSVNGFGKLGCDLDMFLDLDGISGRNLKLPKSGLTLEYQMKRTNSERSATQSILSVIGECVDQFGPGCVGVQKILNARCPLVRFAHQPSGFQCDLTANNRVAMKSSELLYLYGHLDPRVRHLVFTVRCWARAHGLTSSIPGAWITNFSLTVMVLFFLQGRSPPVIPTLDHLRELAGPADKCVIEGNDCTFVNDFDRIRLRNNTETLEGLLCGFFEFYATFGFSKKSINIRKGKEQNKPEAAPLHIQNPFETALNVSKNVNGTQLERFVALCQESAWLLQQSDSMTPKGGRSLTPWGLATLLLPSQIAGVKSRKKKRREPASERIKGLLESLKNKKQPKS; from the exons ATGGCGTCCTCCATAGCAGCTCACGGGTTACATATGTGTGGAAGAATCAACCTCGCGAAATGTCTCCGAAAGGCGGACAACTTGTTTCACAGAAGTGTCGGAACTACAGCTGTTCCAGCTCATGCCGACGTACAAACAAAGGACGAAACCA CAGATGAGAAGGATGGACGTCTCTCGTTTTATGCTGTCCAAGCCCAAAGACAAGAACAGGCAGAACGATCTGTTCTCATCAACTGCCCTCAAAAAGTCAATGAGAAAAAGATCCTCAATTTGTTAGCATTACATGGCGAAATTAAAAATTACTTCACTTATGAAAGCTAT GGCATGCATGCAGTGGTAGAGTTTGCTTCGCAAGACAGTGTTTCCTCGTTACTCGATGGGGCCGGTATCCCAAATAACAACCATGAATCTGTGGTTCCTTATAAATCAAGACTAATGACTCTGAGGGGTCTGACGGAAGTCACCAACCAGCAGCCCAGTAAAAATAACCATCCACAAACCACCATTCCCATTAATGAGCTCATTCAGAAACTTTCTCAAGAAGAGAGT ATAGACCAACAAATATTCTCTTTGACTGAAGCCTACCAGCTAACTGAGGAGAACAGCCGACTGCGTTTCCTCGTTTGCTCTCTGCTCAAAGACATCGCTGCTGCTTATTTTCCAGAATGCTCCATTAAACCATTTGGATCATCAGTGAATGGCTTTGGAAAGCTGGGCTGCGATCTGGACATGTTTCTGGACCTAGATGGCATCAGTGGAAGGAATTTAAAATTA CCCAAATCCGGTTTGACCCTGGAGTACCAGATGAAGCGGACCAATTCAGAGCGCAGCGCCACGCAGAGCATCCTGTCGGTCATCGGTGAATGCGTGGACCAGTTTGGGCCCGGCTGCGTGGGTGTGCAGAAGATTCTGAATGCCCGATGCCCCCTGGTCCGTTTTGCCCACCAGCCGTCTGGTTTTCAGTGTGACCTCACCGCCAACAACAG GGTGGCGATGAAGAGCTCAGAGCTGCTTTACCTTTATGGCCATCTGGACCCCCGAGTGCGTCACCTGGTGTTCACCGTACGATGTTGGGCCCGAGCACATGGACTGACGAGCAGCATCCCCGGCGCCTGGATCACCAACTTCTCTCTCACCGTCATGGTGCTGTTCTTCCTGCAGGGGAGAAGCCCGCCTGTCATCCCCACGCTGGACCACCTACGAGAACTCGCAG GTCCGGCCGACAAGTGTGTGATCGAGGGAAACGACTGCACGTTTGTCAACGACTTCGACAGGATCCGACTCCGGAACAACACGGAAACACTCG AGGGACTGCTTTGCGGATTCTTTGAGTTCTATGCCACCTTTGGATTCAGTAAGAAGTCCATAAATATCAGAAAG GGCAAAGAGCAGAACAAGCCCGAGGCGGCCCCGCTCCACATCCAGAACCCGTTCGAAACGGCCCTGAACGTCAGCAAGAACGTCAACGGCACACAACTCGAACGATTTGTGGCTTTGTGTCAGGAGAGCGCCTGGCTGCTCCAGCAAAGCGACTCAATGACACCCAAAGGGGGCAGGAGCCTCACACCCTGGGGACTAGCGACCCTTCTACTGCCGTCACAGATTGCGGGGGTCAAAAGTCGCAAGAAAAAGAGAAGGGAGCCGGCTAGCGAGCGGATCAAGGGCTTGTTAGAAtccctgaaaaataaaaagcagccGAAGAGCTAA
- the LOC119139018 gene encoding poly(A) RNA polymerase, mitochondrial isoform X2: protein MASSIAAHGLHMCGRINLAKCLRKADNLFHRSVGTTAVPAHADVQTKDETNEKDGRLSFYAVQAQRQEQAERSVLINCPQKVNEKKILNLLALHGEIKNYFTYESYGMHAVVEFASQDSVSSLLDGAGIPNNNHESVVPYKSRLMTLRGLTEVTNQQPSKNNHPQTTIPINELIQKLSQEESIDQQIFSLTEAYQLTEENSRLRFLVCSLLKDIAAAYFPECSIKPFGSSVNGFGKLGCDLDMFLDLDGISGRNLKLPKSGLTLEYQMKRTNSERSATQSILSVIGECVDQFGPGCVGVQKILNARCPLVRFAHQPSGFQCDLTANNRVAMKSSELLYLYGHLDPRVRHLVFTVRCWARAHGLTSSIPGAWITNFSLTVMVLFFLQGRSPPVIPTLDHLRELAGPADKCVIEGNDCTFVNDFDRIRLRNNTETLEGLLCGFFEFYATFGFSKKSINIRKGKEQNKPEAAPLHIQNPFETALNVSKNVNGTQLERFVALCQESAWLLQQSDSMTPKGGRSLTPWGLATLLLPSQIAGVKSRKKKRREPASERIKGLLESLKNKKQPKS, encoded by the exons ATGGCGTCCTCCATAGCAGCTCACGGGTTACATATGTGTGGAAGAATCAACCTCGCGAAATGTCTCCGAAAGGCGGACAACTTGTTTCACAGAAGTGTCGGAACTACAGCTGTTCCAGCTCATGCCGACGTACAAACAAAGGACGAAACCA ATGAGAAGGATGGACGTCTCTCGTTTTATGCTGTCCAAGCCCAAAGACAAGAACAGGCAGAACGATCTGTTCTCATCAACTGCCCTCAAAAAGTCAATGAGAAAAAGATCCTCAATTTGTTAGCATTACATGGCGAAATTAAAAATTACTTCACTTATGAAAGCTAT GGCATGCATGCAGTGGTAGAGTTTGCTTCGCAAGACAGTGTTTCCTCGTTACTCGATGGGGCCGGTATCCCAAATAACAACCATGAATCTGTGGTTCCTTATAAATCAAGACTAATGACTCTGAGGGGTCTGACGGAAGTCACCAACCAGCAGCCCAGTAAAAATAACCATCCACAAACCACCATTCCCATTAATGAGCTCATTCAGAAACTTTCTCAAGAAGAGAGT ATAGACCAACAAATATTCTCTTTGACTGAAGCCTACCAGCTAACTGAGGAGAACAGCCGACTGCGTTTCCTCGTTTGCTCTCTGCTCAAAGACATCGCTGCTGCTTATTTTCCAGAATGCTCCATTAAACCATTTGGATCATCAGTGAATGGCTTTGGAAAGCTGGGCTGCGATCTGGACATGTTTCTGGACCTAGATGGCATCAGTGGAAGGAATTTAAAATTA CCCAAATCCGGTTTGACCCTGGAGTACCAGATGAAGCGGACCAATTCAGAGCGCAGCGCCACGCAGAGCATCCTGTCGGTCATCGGTGAATGCGTGGACCAGTTTGGGCCCGGCTGCGTGGGTGTGCAGAAGATTCTGAATGCCCGATGCCCCCTGGTCCGTTTTGCCCACCAGCCGTCTGGTTTTCAGTGTGACCTCACCGCCAACAACAG GGTGGCGATGAAGAGCTCAGAGCTGCTTTACCTTTATGGCCATCTGGACCCCCGAGTGCGTCACCTGGTGTTCACCGTACGATGTTGGGCCCGAGCACATGGACTGACGAGCAGCATCCCCGGCGCCTGGATCACCAACTTCTCTCTCACCGTCATGGTGCTGTTCTTCCTGCAGGGGAGAAGCCCGCCTGTCATCCCCACGCTGGACCACCTACGAGAACTCGCAG GTCCGGCCGACAAGTGTGTGATCGAGGGAAACGACTGCACGTTTGTCAACGACTTCGACAGGATCCGACTCCGGAACAACACGGAAACACTCG AGGGACTGCTTTGCGGATTCTTTGAGTTCTATGCCACCTTTGGATTCAGTAAGAAGTCCATAAATATCAGAAAG GGCAAAGAGCAGAACAAGCCCGAGGCGGCCCCGCTCCACATCCAGAACCCGTTCGAAACGGCCCTGAACGTCAGCAAGAACGTCAACGGCACACAACTCGAACGATTTGTGGCTTTGTGTCAGGAGAGCGCCTGGCTGCTCCAGCAAAGCGACTCAATGACACCCAAAGGGGGCAGGAGCCTCACACCCTGGGGACTAGCGACCCTTCTACTGCCGTCACAGATTGCGGGGGTCAAAAGTCGCAAGAAAAAGAGAAGGGAGCCGGCTAGCGAGCGGATCAAGGGCTTGTTAGAAtccctgaaaaataaaaagcagccGAAGAGCTAA
- the map3k8 gene encoding mitogen-activated protein kinase kinase kinase 8, with translation MQTKMEYTYDNHIELLLAHMNIEDIINAAETLYQLEKEEEEEGGLLSEAESLSPVEMDGNEEIGKFVSQESQEDYTDGDGSVRHGTVTDLLSFVNLLSNMQPAALQHLTEEMGVLLNKNDMVVKNGRYKINKDVLLFPWQLSYKNRGSDLVPEGSFGKVHLAQDITTRKRMACKLIPMENFQGAEIEFQARFCHENIAKLYGALLWEQNVHLFMEAGEGGSVLEMIDSCGPMREFEIIWVTKHILRALEYLHSHNVIHHDIKPSNIVLMSDKAVLVDFGLTVQMTEDVYIPRDLRGTEMYMSPELVLCRGHDTKTDIYSLGSTIIHMQTGNPPWVQRYPRTAYPSYLYIIHKQAPPLEDIADNCSLTMRSFLERALEKNPTLRSSASDLVKDEAINPPKEDQPRCWSLDSAMEEANHAMLYQQNQQDDTTQDSSLYAEVSSPLKRNGSLYLDLGALSGYCPLMTGPPTSEYS, from the exons atgcaaacaaaaatggagtACACTTATGATAACCACATAGAACTGCTTTTGGCACATATGAATATTGAGGACATCATCAACGCTGCAGAGACGCTCTACCAGCTtgagaaagaagaagaggaggaaggtgGCTTATTGTCGGAAGCTGAAAGTCTGTCCCCTGTTGAAATGGATGGGAATGAGGAGATTGGAAAGTTTGTGAGTCAGGAGTCGCAGGAGGACTACACTGATGGGGATGGAAGTGTCCGGCATGGGACAGTGACAGACCTCCTGTCCTTTGTCAATCTGCTCTCCAACATGCAACCAGCAGCACTGCAGCACCTGACTGAGGAGATGGGCGTCCTACTAAACAAA AATGATATGGTTGTAAAGAATGGACGCTATAAGATCAACAAGGATGTGCTCCTGTTTCCCTGGCAACTGTCCTACAAAAACCGTGGCTCTGACCTCGTACCTGAGGGTTCCTTTGGGAAAGTTCACTTGGCTCAGGACATCACAACTCGAAAGAGAATGGCTTGTAAACTG aTTCCCATGGAGAACTTTCAAGGGGCCGAAATCGAGTTCCAGGCCCGCTTCTGCCATGAAAACATCGCCAAACTCTACGGGGCATTGCTGTGGGAGCAGAACGTGCATCTCTTCATGGAGGCCGGCGAGGGCGGCTCGGTTCTCGAGATGATAGACAGCTGCGGGCCAATGAGGGAGTTTGAGATTATTTGGGTGACCAAGCATATCCTTCGTGCTCTGGAGTATCTGCACTCGCACAACGTCATCCATCACGACATCAAAc CCAGTAACATTGTCCTGATGTCAGACAAAGCTGTCCTGGTAGACTTTGGCCTGACCGTGCAAATGACAGAGGACGTCTACATTCCAAGAGATCTGAGAGGAaccgag atGTACATGAGTCCAGAGCTGGTTTTGTGTCGTGGACATGATACCAAAACAGATATCTACAGCCTGGGATCAACAATCATTCACATGCAGACTGGCAACCCCCCCTGGGTTCAAAGATATCCACGCACGGCCTATCCAtcatacctctacatt ATACACAAGCAAGCACCCCCCCTGGAGGACATAGCAGACAACTGTAGCCTGACCATGCGCTCGTTCCTGGAACGGGCTCTGGAGAAGAACCCGACTCTTAGGAGCTCGGCATCGGACCTGGTGAAGGATGAAGCCATCAATCCGCCCAAAGAGGACCAGCCTCGATGTTGGAGTCTCGACTCAGCAATGGAGGAGGCCAACCATGCCATGTTGTACCAGCAAAACCAGCAAGATGACACCACACAAG ACTCTTCACTCTATGCTGAAGTCTCTAGCCCCCTGAAAAGGAACGGATCCTTGTACCTCGACCTTGGAGCCTTGTCTGGTTATTGCCCATTGATGACAGGGCCACCTACTTCAGAATATAGCTAA